The genome window ACACGACATTCTGTATAAGAATGCACGATCAAAGTAATATGAATGTATGACTTGGGCCAAGCGAATAATCAAATCAGAGAGTTATCGATGCATAGCATTCTATATAGGAATGCATAACATTTTGTATAACAGAACATTatgataaccaaacaaacaattgTCCAATTAACTTCATTGAGTTAGCTAATTAATTTTTGTCTTAATCTCCCTCATTCTTGTCCCACTCTCACAtgatagataaataaataaataaataaatatatatatatatatatatatatatatatatatatatatatatatatatacatatacatatatatatatatatatagagagagaagcTCAGACTTGATCTATGTTGAAGCCATTTTGAAGTTTGTAGTTTGAGATTAACAAACACAATCCAAGAATCAAccttttatctttatttgctaATCGTGTAACAAAGGCTAATTGCTCGTTCGGAAATAAAAGGTttcgtggtgtagttggttatcacgttaGTCAATCACACTTAAGGTCTCCGGTTCGAGTCCGGGCGAAGCCAATAGTTTTTGAAGTCCTGGAAagttttctaaattatttataaaaacttatttgtaattcaatattttaaagttttaatttcaaataatacattcataatatataattaatattagataattaataaaaatatattattgactACTAGAAATCTGACACATAAActgttcaaaaattttaatatgttatatatattaaataatttttataatagttatatTATTTTTGACTCAGGGTCTTACCAAACTTTTTtcattatactccgtaataaaatatagattTTGAACTCATTTTTGAGATTCATCTCATAAATTAATGGCAAGTTTGATTTGCGGAATAGGCCGagaatggaatagcattctcAATATATCACTCAAGGCCTAGGCGGACAtagccaaaaaaaaatgcatgaaattaacatatattttcatacataaaatttaaattgatggatctcagcgcaGGGTCACCCATCTTGTGACTGTTATAAGTATATCTAGTTGTCATATCATACTTAAAACTTATTAGTGATAAGTAGGTgaatattaactatttaactacaTACCTCCGTGGTAAGCCACAACGTCAAGTCTCGAAttgagcaggggctgaactcggccaacccgaCAGACATccaacataaatacataaaagaATATTAATGCACGAAAAATACTATACGGAAAATCATGTCTTAGGTGAGGGGgtgagaaagaagaaaaatacttcacgggaaaaaaaaatgttaggtgGATTGGTGGAAAGacaggaagaagaaaaatatgttACACGAGGCAGGTATATGATTGCAACAAGAAATTTCCATGTTGGTTGAAGTCATACAAcactttatatattattttaaaaaaaggatttgaataaaatattaataattattaggaagaaaaaaatgtgaaatgggGCTGGCAATGATCATATCAATAAAGAAGCACATCGTTAGTGGAATTTTACCAATATATTATCTTTCAGGATAGCATGCTCATCACTTCATAAAGATTATTGCTATTCATTGTCAAGAATGCTTATCATATATCATTAATACGGagtagatttttatttttatttttttaaaaatcaataattcCCTCAGCTGCCAAGGACCTTGCGGTCTAGTGACATCAAACCAttctctttatacgggaggtggtgggttcgagcctcagtggaggaaatactaactcttgtgcttcaataggttgagaaagtagttatgaacagatactgcattgtaatagagttactaatattcaaaaaaaaaataattcccTCAGCTCCTTTTTATCCACTTTGttaattattaactttttgtgttttctttttataattttcttaagtTGCACTTAATTGCTTGTGATTAAACGATCACACATATATCATATTTTATGAATGGGAAGGAGAAAGTGTAAGCCTAAGGGGTGAgatcatatcttttttttttttttgagtactactgactgtGACAATGtattctcaacctactgaagcacagagtcaatagttgcctccactaaggctcaaacccactcccatcatccatgtaaaagtgtaaaccgggacaccgagtGATCATACCCTAATAATCCAAATGATCATTAAAGCAATAAAGTGGTAAAATATGCTAACACTTAAGGGGAAGAAGTGAGAATCTAGTCTAGAGTTATAAGGTTGGAAGATCAGTGGACAATCAGTACTTCACCTTGCAAGTCTTACAACTATTTTAGCCTTAATTTCACTTGTGAATGTATATCTTGTACAATTATTTGTAGATATTTGCTCGGTACTCTCTTATTGATTATTAATGAAAATGCAAGTTTTGGTGGTGTATGCATAACACATGAgagtattgatttttttttaattaaatgttttgGGTATAtcatcaaaaaagaaaaaaatgtgtgGAATAATGTTCCTTAGATTTTGATGGGATGctaataatgtgtaaatacaagtACTTCAATTCAAGACTCCTAAAATAACGTTATAATTCCTGTTTGATAGGATATTTTCTAATGGGCAAAATAGGATATATTCGTTCAATATTAGAACTAATAGATCTTGACTAGAACAATATAAGCAGACGATCTTGATGTAATAGATCTATACTTGGTAGAAGTCATCTGGCAGATTTACAACAAACAAAAGTAGAACTTGATAAATTGTCCATTAGAACCTTTCTATGAAAAAACCTTTCCAGCAAATTCTCTATTCAATAGAAATCTATatcattatttcaaaaaaaaaaaatagaaatctaTATCAAATTTTGCTCAATAGAATGACTAGCCAATGATACACCTTTATTTCATGTGTTGAGGTATTCTGGTAGATGTCTTAACATCCAACCATGATTGGAGTCAATAGAGCTTTCTAAGTCATCAAGGTTTGACAAATCTTCTTAGTGCAATAGATCCAAGGTCTACAATAGTAGTACATATGGACGAAATCAATACAAGGAATAAAGAATGTCTTTTCAGAAAAAGAGTTGTTTGACACATTCTTCAAACTATAGACAATGAGGTAAGTTCTAAAAAGCTGTACAAAATTACTTTCGGCaataaaatattgtattataCCAAAAAAAGATTGGTTAATACCTAGTAGCTAATGAAGTATAGTGGAGAAGGAGGAGATCGTAACAATTGGATACCTACCATTTTGAGAGTACCCACATATACTCTCAAAGCTAATTTTGAATTCTTAGCACTCACCTCTATAAATAGAGCTCACATGGCCTAACGCTTCGTGAGGAGTAGTGAAAAACTATGTTGTTGAGTACACAAGGAATATGATCAAATTCTCTACGCTCTAAACATTTTAAACTTCAAagaattatctttttttttaatactactaactctattacaatgcagtatctagaTTATGTTATAATAGTCTTTTAAAGACAAGACCTCTTTCTTTGTGTGTGGTTAATTAGAAGGTTGGAGATCTTTGCTCGATTCGACTTGATGGATGATCTTTAAAGTGAAAAATCAAGTACTCACGTACGGACATGCAACTTTGTGaacaaaactatttttttttttgttttttgttttttgttttttttttttagtacaacaAAGCCATTTAAAAGACAGTCAAAAGAGATAGCTAGTAGcatttttctaaatattataacattacttttaaatatcatttttatactaaatttcaaaatttgttgAAACACACAagatattattacattttcacaattttaattaaacgtatcacaaaataattttacatcCCCATAATTTCACATAACCCTTCGTAATCTTGCACTCCGTGACCTAAAAATTCCTTTTTAAGGATATCAATACATAAAATTTGAAGTTTCATCAGCCTGCATGCATCAATTCTTGATTAATTTTCCTTGTTATGAGGGTAGAGTCGGATTGGGAGTCCCTTTTCCGGAATGGGCATTGGATCAACGACGATTTTTTCGTCTGGAATCACTTTACTAAACTTGAATCGCTTGACAAGATGGTGCATGAACACCAAAATTTCTAATCGTGCATATTCTTTGCCAGGGCACATTCTAGGTCCTCCTCCGAAGGGCACAAATGTGTAGGGACCTGGTCCACTTCCTTCAAATCTCGATGGATTAAACTTCTCAGGTTCCGAAAAGTAGTCTGAATTTCTATGCGTAGAATTTGCACTCCAATAGATCTACATATAcaattattgttatatataaaatatatacacattaaagttattttcttgacaaaattgcatttttggtccttcaGTTATACGTACCGGTAGTACAGATTTAGTCTCTGAATTATATGTGTGACCATCTTAACTCCTAAGTTATGCATGGAATGACGATTTTAGTCATTGAAGGAccaaatcaaccacttttataattaatatttaccaaattacatcacatttttaatattatattattttctctatttcaaaataaatttctctTTTTCGGTTGTTAGTACTTTATTCTAAGGATATTTACCTTCCATCCTTTAGGAATGTAGAAACCATTGAACATGAAATCAGCAAGGGCTTCCCTAAAAGCTCCCTGGAGGGGTGGTGCAAGTCTCAAAACTTCACATGCAACATTCCATGAATACTTCATCTTCTGAATATCTTCCCAGCTCAGCACCTCACCTGGAGCTTTTGAATTTGCGATTTCCATTTGctctatatataattcaataaattaaaaataaaattaatagctaaaagacaaaattaaatatcattATCTATAGTGGATTATTGACCAAATTAAAAGTGGGATATTATAAGATATGCTAAAGCCAATTATGCCATGACTAGggcctagtattattgtggatCTTGGTCCAAAATAACATTCAGTTTATGgaaaattattctgtggattcGAGTCCACATTACAAGATAGACCtgggtctaaaatacacaatttacatattgagtgttcataatttacatattgaatgttcacaatttaaattgtgaacattttgtATGTAAATAGATATAGGTCTACTTCACAAGATAGATCCAGGTCCATAGTGTAACTATTGTCCgtttatgtatatgtagttaacatattatgggttaatagattatttttctttaaataaaagaCACATGACATGCTaactatatgcacataacatgttaaatgcatgcatataatatgcagttaacattattatatgtatgtacTTAACAAATTATGTGCTTTAGCTCCAATTTATTTACCTAAagacaaataatatgttaatttttgaatggtataacaattgatatgGTAATTAGGTGGGCATACCCTTGTAGACTCCATGATAGATCTCGGGAAGCTCAGCAAGATACTTAACAACAAAAGTGCAAGCAGAGCTAGCAGTGTCATGGCCTCCAACAAGCAACCCTAATATCTTATCAGCAATATTGGATTCACCCATGAACCTCCCATTTTCATCACTTGTCAAAAGCATGTGCGACAAAATATCTTGATTGGGCGTGGCTTTCCCCTGCGCTAAATCCACCTTTCTCTGCCTGATCATGCCCACCAGCTCCTTTCTGATCAAGTTGGAGGCCTTAATCGCGCGGTTATAGGGCGTCCCGGGCACGTCTATGGGGAGGGTAATGAGCCCCGAGGCTATGGCGTTGAAAGGAAGGGCGAGCTGGGCGACCGCCTCTGGCTCGCCCACGCTCACGAAGATCTTGCAGGCGAGCCAGAAAGTGTAGTGCTTGGCTAGGGGGAAAACTATGACTTGGTGTTTGCCGTCCCACTCGCCGGAGAAGTGGCGCTGGGCAATGGCGTCCATGATTCCCACGTAGCGTTGGAGGGCCTCGGGCTTGAAGAAAGTTGGGAGCATTTTTCTCATCTTGATGGCTTCCTCTTTGGACGAGGTTTGCGTGGAGGATGGGAATAGCTTGTTCACGGATTCGGGCCACCAGGCCTGGACAAGCTTATTCTCGTTGGAGAATAAGAACTTGTTCCCCGCGGGGCCGCAGAACACCGCCGCCTTTTCGCCTAGGAGGTGTGTTCTAAACACGGTGGAGGAGTACTTGGCCATCCGCTCGAACACGAACTTCTCCGGCTGCCCTTTCCACCCGGCGGAGAGGAACTCCAGGCTCTCGCCGATCAACGGCCACCCTGTCTTTCCCGGCGGGAGGGTACCGTTCCCGCCGGGCTTGCTCTTGTAGAACAGGAAGTGGAGGGAGATTGATACAAACACCACGAAGAGGCCAATGAATGATGCATAGAAAACCTCCATGATGTTCAAAtcaaacttctttttttttttttgtttgaatataataatgCTTCACAagctttaatttgttcttttttgCTTCTTAAATTTATGATGTGTTTGGCAACAGAATAGGGAACTTATTTATAGGCGCAGGCACTAAGTGAGCTGTGAAAGTATTGAGATTGGAGATTTGGAGGTTATTATTAcacatttcaatttttattttattttatttttttgtaaaatctTCAATGGATTATTATATTAGTGCTTTAagggtccttttttttttttggcaaattattgtgttctGTATACAATAACAAAATGTgcattttaaatatactaaaagtgcattattatatttaatatacgttatacaaaataatgtaattttcctgaatacaatatacatttttaatatattaaaaatatattatttttgtactgaatgtacattatttgattataaggttcacacagctgtgtggaccatgtccacgtacacaataataattgcttttttttctcttttcttttcattttcttttcttccactCAATTATTAAGCAATAAGTGGCAGACATTAGGGTGTGTAAAAttctgcatttttttaaaagaaattagaaatataTTTTCCAGGCCAATtcgaaaataaagaataaagattAAACAcgcttaaaaattaaaatgaacttAATCTTAACCCCTAAGTGAATTCCTATCATGTTTTCTATACACATTGGTCAAACTGTACACACTATTAAACATTATAATAATAGATGCATGTGGAAAGAATCAAAAAGCATGGAAATTTGGGCAGTAGTGCAAGAGTACGTGAGTGCTTCGAGTCAATTTTGTGTTCATTTTTTAGTTGGCCTGGAAAAGAAAGAACCAATATTATGCAATTTGGTCAAAGTGCACCTTGTGATTAACGGCAAGGTTTTACGCAGTCAGCAGTACCTAAAAGACGTGCACCATAGGTTTTGGGACTTTGGACATTTTTGTTTGTCCAAAAATTACTGTTTTACTCGGAGTATTCCTTTGTCACTAtcaattagtatttttttttcttttttgaatacaactgaccctattacaggggtatctgttcatctatacttttctcaacttgttgaagcacaaagagtcatccactgagactcgaactcatgacatttcatttgagggaggccactacatgccatttgagcacaaggtgcttggcttaTGAGAATAAACATCATacaacaattttatttccttagtttttaaattgttgtcACTATCAATTAGTTAAATGATATTTTCATCACTAATATAATTGATGATGTTCACAATGCTTTACTTATGAGAATAAACATCATacaacaattttatttccttatattgcATAATTGTTAGCATCACGCCTCAAAAACAAGATGTAAAATTACCTCTaatttgctttaattaatttgttatcaATTGTAAAGATCAACTGATTAACATTACGTCAAATGCTATAACTAGTAGCAACGatccaactttatttccttatattttcGTAACAGTTAGTGCCACGTTTTGATGGTAAGATTTTGGACTCCAACTTGCTCTAATATCAAATGTTAGAACCAAACACTTACTATTGCGCCAAAAGTATAACTAGTAACGAAGTcggaactttatttctttatatttgcaTAGCAATGAAGGCCACATCTGAGTGGCAATTGTTAAGATCATGTGTTTATTTCCATTATGCCAAAAATTATAGCTACCACTAAAGGAgcaaaattattttcttatatttgaaTAACAATCATAGTCACATCTTGATAGCAAGATGTTGGACTCCGACCTGCTCAAATATAATTTGTTAGGATTGCCTTGTTACCATTATACTAAAAGCTATATATAGCTAATAGCGAAgtcacaattttatttctttatatttgcaTAGAAAATGACCACCTATAGATGGTATGATGCTGGACTTCAATTTGCTATGATATCAATTGTTAGGATCATCAAACAtttaccactacaccaaaagttatagccAATAGTGAAgatgtaactttatttctttatattagCAAAGGCTAGCAGTCAACGCCACATCTCGGCGACAGGATTCTAAACTATGATCTGCTTTGATACCAATATAATTTTCAGGATCAAACACTTACTATTATTTCAAAATGTATAACTAGcagcaactttatttccttatatttgcATAATGGTCAGTGGCACATCTCGATGACAAGATGCTTGACTACTCTAACTCAATATAATTTCAATTGTCATGATCAAACGTttaccactatgccaaaagttattACTAGTAGCAAATgagcaactttatttccttatattttcGTACCAGTCAACGCACGCCTTGATGATAGAATACTGGGCTCGACTCTCAGAAGTCGCCACCCAACCCAACTTaacaactttttcttttaaaacttAGGCGATCCCAGTTTCGCCGGACTAATCCTAAGCCCATAGCTAGGACCCCATCCCTAAAGCTACTGCGGAAGTAAATCGTAAGTCATGCTATCAGCCCATCGGTGATATCATAGTTTCATGACTTAACAACTTTTCTTATTCGCATGTGTGTTGAGGTTCCTATTCCTACGGTGGTTATTTTGGATAATAGAGAGATATATCTAGAGTAACTCATAACATATGAATGTCATTAGTGGTGCGGTAGAGAGGTAGAATAAGAGGAGCTTGTGTATGTTCTCAATGAAGGTAGTAGTATTTAAGTATTGGCATATATCACTGGGTTGTAACTCAAGGACTAAATAATTTAGTGGGAGCGAgtctctttttaaaatattgttatagTGATTGAGTTTACACTTTGTTGCGAGTCTAGTAGAAATGTGTACTCCAAATATATTGTGTTAACAAATCTTGAGTGTTTTACTTTACTGCATAtaagcttattattattattattattattttttttactgtgTTTACTATTTTGTGATATGATGTTACACATAAGTGTTATAATTCATCAAACGATATCGAAGTATTTTGCCAttggtatttaatttaattcaaaataactgATTTATTTagtttgtgttttaattttttttaatttttttaattttggaaaaaatgaTTGCTAACTTATATTGGTCTTAATTGGGTGACTACTTAAAGGTCAAGTCAACCGTGGAGCCTTAGGATTTCAAGAATCATAGTCACAGTTTGCAGCTGCGTCACATGTCAAACATTGAatgttgttaattttattttttttgaaaaccgaATGTTGTTAATTTAGTCCTCATTGTTTTCaaatgttacggagtattattccgtattaattaattatactaaaCTTGtaataagtatttattattgtgAACTCAAAGGtgaaatttaatttcaattcactTGAATCTTTGAGGTTATAGATAGCAACACTTTGGTAAcccttttaacattttttttttaacttttcttcaataataagaTTGTTATTCcatatttcaattttatatatattcgtTCTTACTTTTGACTTCCATCAAGTATCAAATCACAGTATAGGGTTAAGATATCGTTCCACTGTAGATGGCTCTTGTAATGTTAAGAATTGATGCAAAGTGGAGTTAAGCACAAGCTAAAATTATCCTTATAGAAGCTAGGCCTATATATCCTTAATGAGTTGGTTGATATTATTAAGCTAATAACAAATAAGACAAGTAAAACAAAGGACCGGGACTTGGTTGATTCAAGCTAAGATgccaaatataatactaaagaTTAGGAAATTAAAACAAGGCATAGGGTAAGTGAGATGCACAAAAGTGTCCAAATACCACTCTCGTAGCTATTTGGACTTGCAACCTCCCCTTGAACTCCACTCTCGTGGCAATTCAATCTAATGTTGCCCATTCAAGAACACTACAAGGCATAAATTCTCCTCAATACCGGAAATACTCTCGTGTTGGGCATAAGTGTGTGAATGTCTGGCTAGTGTACAAGCTCTACTCTCATAGCAACAAAACACTCCAAATAAAGCATATAATTGGGATCCAACAATCATACACAAATTTCACAACAAACTCATTTCACACAACAACCCTAGAACACCCAAATAATTCCCTTTTATGCAATACAactcaaataggcatcaatagCAAGAAATCAAACTAAATCCTAGTCCCAAATCacttagctactcataatataacaatagataaacaatattaaaagaGTAATTGAAAGCATAAATGGAAATCACAAGAAAGAAGAGAATAAGAAATCTTCTCTATTTAAGCTTTGAAATCCAAGATTGCAAGGTGTCTTGAGCTTTAAAATGGAAAGGAACAACAAATCCACACTAATCTAAGCTATCATAAAGCTAAACCTAACTAAAAATTGAAGGGGAAATGAAAGATATGTTTTTGGGTGAAAAAAATCCCTTTTAAAGGGTAAAAACGGGGCTATCAAAAGTTGCAGAGGCTGTCCACAGGTGTGGTCACGCCTGTGGCAAAAACTGAAGGGCTTACTGCCAAGTGGCCACGGCCGGGTGTGGCCACCTCCATGCAGCATTCCAAGGACTATCAATGGAAGAAGCAAGTAGTAGTGCATGTGAAAGGCTTCATTTCACTTGCATTTCGTTGAAATACATAGTGAAATCCTCCTTCGGTTATAAGAAGAGGAGTAGAGTAGGATAGTTTTCTAAGCTACTATAAAAATATCCCTTGtactttcattattttatattttacccTGCGGCTAACCTTCACACTCGATTTCATCACATGTACACTCACTAAAAAAAACTTAGCTAGAAAATACTTTTACTTGGCAAGTTCAAGAATCAAGACTTCTTCTGCAAGAAAATTTTGTTTCCTTAAATTGTTTgtagtctattcaacccccccttccccctccccctcccccaNNNNNNNNNNNNNNNNNNNNNNNNNNNNNNNNNNNNNNNNNNNNNNNNNNNNNNNNNNNNNNNNNNNNNNNNNNNNNNNNNNNNNNNNNNNNNNNNNNNNNNNNNNNNNNNNNNNNNNNNNNNNNNNNNNNNNNNNNNNNNNNNNNNNNNNNNNNNNNNNNNNNNNNNNNNNNNNNNNNNNNNNNNNNNNNNNNNNNNNNNNNNNNNNNNNNNNNNNNNNNNNNNNNNNNNNNNNNNNNNNNNNNNNNNNNNNNNNNNNNNNNNNNNNNNNNNNNNNNNNNNNNNNNNNNNNNNNNNNNNNNNNNNNNNNNNNNNNNNNNNNNNNNNNNNNNNNNNNNNNNNNNNNNNNNNNNNNNNNNNNNNNNNNNNNNNNNNNNNNNNNNNNNNNNNNNNNNNNNNNNNNNNNNNNNNNNNNNNNNNNNNNNNNNNNNNNNNNNNNNNNNNNNNNNNNNNNNNNNNNNNNNNNNNNNNNNNNNNNNNNNNNNNNNNNNNNNNNNNNNNNNNNNNNNNNNNNNNNNNNNNNNNNNNNNNNNNNNNNNNNNNNNNNNNccctccccctccccctccccctcttCTATACTTTAACTTGCCCGGGACCAAAACTATTAAATCCTTGAGCTCTTTTTATTGCATTAAGAgctcaattttctttttcatcaaCTCTTGACATTCATTAGTATCGTGTCCATAGTGTCGGTGGAATTGGTAATGCTTCGACTTATAGATACCTGAGTGTTCTCAAACTAGTGGGGGAGGTAACCTCACCATTTTGCACTCGTCACCATTGGCCAATGCCTCACATGATGCTTGGGCCCGTGAGCGCCTAGTCAGGGGGTGCCCCTCATTGTTATTGTGTCATCCAAATGCCTATGATGTTGGCCAATTCTTAGGCAAATGATGGGATGCATGCTAAGCTTGGGGACCCAAGTTAGCTCCCCTTTGTTCAAGTATCCCATTCAGTTACGTACGAGGTTACCATGTTGTTACCTCCATTTTATTTGTTGAGATTCTGACCCACATACAGGAGTAGGAAAACCATCTTACCTACAAGCTAAGCCATTATCGTATGTCTTAGGATCACTAACTACTTGATGCTATCATGTTCGTGATGAAATGAATGCGATTCGGATGAGAAAGAAAGTTTGAGTTGGACAAATTAAGAAACACTATCTTTTTGTAGCAATCTCTACAAACAACACTAACGATGTTTTTATTAGACTAGACCCATAACCAAAGTGGGTAATCGAGGGTAAAATTGGTAATAGAcgcaaatattaaataaagtGAACATTGGGCCACACGTGCCTTTTCGGTTCCTAATGAATAATATTGAAAACAATCCTTGAATCCCAGCCCAATTGAGGTTATTACAACTTTTAGGCAAATTAGTCAAGCTGCCTAAATAAGAAAGAAGACAATAGGGACTAGAGAAGTCAAGTATTTGTTGAGTGATGATGGTTTCTGGAAAAGACTCCAAGCCCTCTATTTATGGTATTTTTGTGGCTGAAAATAAcgaaaaactaataaataacaaaacaaCATAGGCCCTAAATCACACATATGTCCCCGAGCTAGTTGTCGAGTACCCCACCCATTCGTACAGCTCGAGTTATGAAAGCCTCACTTGTGACTAGGCTCTATCAGTCCCTCCTTTGTTTCCCTATAAACTCTAGCTTTTCTAATATTTTCCAAATCTCCCCCAAATCTATGTTATCTCACCACTTTCTTCACCACACCTTATAACATTAATTGGATTTTATGTCTCTTTTCACTTTTAACCCATCCTTTGCAGCCTTCTAAGTCTTTGCACACTGATACACTAAACTTTATGCCTTAGTGTGCTTTAATTTGGCCCCCA of Ipomoea triloba cultivar NCNSP0323 chromosome 3, ASM357664v1 contains these proteins:
- the LOC116012044 gene encoding beta-amyrin 28-monooxygenase-like: MEVFYASFIGLFVVFVSISLHFLFYKSKPGGNGTLPPGKTGWPLIGESLEFLSAGWKGQPEKFVFERMAKYSSTVFRTHLLGEKAAVFCGPAGNKFLFSNENKLVQAWWPESVNKLFPSSTQTSSKEEAIKMRKMLPTFFKPEALQRYVGIMDAIAQRHFSGEWDGKHQVIVFPLAKHYTFWLACKIFVSVGEPEAVAQLALPFNAIASGLITLPIDVPGTPYNRAIKASNLIRKELVGMIRQRKVDLAQGKATPNQDILSHMLLTSDENGRFMGESNIADKILGLLVGGHDTASSACTFVVKYLAELPEIYHGVYKEQMEIANSKAPGEVLSWEDIQKMKYSWNVACEVLRLAPPLQGAFREALADFMFNGFYIPKGWKIYWSANSTHRNSDYFSEPEKFNPSRFEGSGPGPYTFVPFGGGPRMCPGKEYARLEILVFMHHLVKRFKFSKVIPDEKIVVDPMPIPEKGLPIRLYPHNKEN